A window of Strix aluco isolate bStrAlu1 chromosome 2, bStrAlu1.hap1, whole genome shotgun sequence contains these coding sequences:
- the LOC141920059 gene encoding LOW QUALITY PROTEIN: HLA class II histocompatibility antigen, DQ beta 1 chain-like (The sequence of the model RefSeq protein was modified relative to this genomic sequence to represent the inferred CDS: deleted 1 base in 1 codon; substituted 3 bases at 3 genomic stop codons): protein MIRMKSNMALHTDPPEHFLLHRKKECDYTNGTQQVRHLDRFIWDRQEICSYDSEVGFYMARIKLGQAIAEYWKRLQWFSYLXASREKYCCCNWRRTQSVMDRRIKCRVIISPMQTEPWSYPNXLVCSGTRFYPSEMQIKWFKNGQEEMDKVVCKDLLLNRDXFVQILVILEITPKQGDIYACQVEHVSLPVPMTMAWDKQLEMGRSESLEKRTCPGSAVSKKVAGILGFVVVLGFIIVGLIIYQKTKKGHQHQEELKSLPTITAREEKARC, encoded by the exons ATGATCAGGATGAAGAGCAACATGGCTCTTCATACAGACCCTCCAG AGCATTTCCTGCTGCATCGA AAAAAGGAGTGTGACTACACAAATGGCACACAGCAGGTGAGGCACCTGGACAGGTTCATCTGGGACCGGCAGGAGATCTGTTCCTACGACAGTGAGGTGGGTTTCTACATGGCCCGCATAAAGCTGGGACAGGCAATTGCTGAGTATTGGAAAAGGCTGCAGTGGTTTAGCTACCTGTGAGCTTCAAGGGAGAAATACTGCTGCTGTAACTGGAGGAGGACTCAGAGTGTGATGGACAGGAGAA ttaAATGCAGAGTGATTATTTCTCCCATGCAAACAGAGCCGTGGAGCTATCCTAACTAGCTGGTTTGTTCTGGAACAAGGTTTTATCCTTCTGAAATGCAGATCAAGTGGTTCAAAAATGGGCAGGAGGAGATGGACAAAGTTGTGTGCAAGGACCTCCTCCTAAACAGAGATTAGTTTGTCCAGATCCTGGTCATTTTGGAAATCACACCTAAGCAAGGGGATATCTATGCTTGCCAGGTGGAGCACGTCAGCCTGCCAGTGCCCATGACCATGGCTTGGGATAAGCAACTGGAAATGGGGAGATCAGAAAGCCTTGAGAAGA GAACATGCCCTGGATCTGCTGTGAGCAAGAAGGTGGCTGGAATACTGGGCTTTGTGGTGGTTTTAGGATTCATCATAGTGGGACTCATCATCTATCAGAAGacaaagaaag GTCACCAGCATCAGGAGGAGCTGAAGTCCTTGCCTACCATCACAGctagggaagagaaggctcggtGCTGA